Proteins encoded within one genomic window of Candidatus Pseudothioglobus singularis PS1:
- the ybgC gene encoding tol-pal system-associated acyl-CoA thioesterase has protein sequence MNQQRIRVYYEDTDAGGVVFYANYLKYIERGRTEYLRDLGFEQSSLAKQYGIVFVVKSVSANYISPAYLDDVIEVQTSIDLIKNASLVFAQKILNIEKNTVLFKAEVKVVSVMKNNLKPCAFPQEILEKLNGRK, from the coding sequence ATGAATCAACAAAGGATTAGAGTTTATTACGAAGATACAGATGCTGGCGGGGTTGTGTTTTATGCCAACTATCTGAAATATATTGAAAGAGGAAGAACTGAATATCTCAGGGATCTAGGCTTTGAGCAGAGCTCTCTGGCAAAACAATATGGTATAGTTTTTGTTGTTAAGTCGGTGAGTGCGAATTATATATCGCCTGCTTATCTAGATGATGTTATTGAGGTTCAAACTAGCATTGATTTAATTAAAAATGCAAGTCTTGTTTTTGCTCAGAAAATTCTGAATATAGAGAAAAATACGGTATTATTTAAAGCAGAAGTCAAGGTTGTTTCTGTAATGAAAAATAATTTAAAACCTTGCGCTTTTCCGCAAGAAATCTTGGAGAAACTTAATGGAAGAAAATAG
- the hemA gene encoding glutamyl-tRNA reductase has product MSNIAVLSVNHQLAPVEIREKVAFAQNELPSAISSLLAVQDIKACVIFSTCNRSEIYVSHSSKNIRDVLIQYMATTHAIDQLSLEQYISFYESNEAIEHTCKVACGLESLVLGEPQIFGQLKEAYHFSKTQGALDKILEKLFQHVFKTAKKVRTDTDIGSSPISVAYCAVKLSEKIFTTLENQTVLLIGAGEMIELSAQHLSKKGVKDMIFANRTLENAQPIALKHNAEAITLKSLSENLHRADIVITSTAAPIPIIGKGLIETVLHQRKHQPMLLIDLAIPRDIEPEANQLEDVFLYTVDDLQQIANSNLEDRLKEKVIAEKIIQIRSVDFLEWINNIPNEEVIKNFRSQANLLKDELLQIALRKLKSGSNPDLVVEELADKLTNKLLHQSLENIKKPAKSKETSENIVGKDTKKHTKIGN; this is encoded by the coding sequence ATGTCAAATATTGCGGTACTGAGTGTAAATCATCAATTGGCTCCAGTTGAAATCAGGGAAAAAGTAGCGTTTGCTCAAAATGAATTGCCTTCAGCTATATCCAGTTTATTAGCTGTTCAAGACATCAAAGCGTGTGTAATTTTCTCTACTTGTAATAGATCAGAGATTTATGTTTCTCATTCATCAAAAAATATTCGTGATGTCTTAATACAATATATGGCTACAACCCATGCTATTGATCAATTATCTCTTGAACAATATATTTCCTTTTACGAATCTAATGAGGCAATAGAACATACTTGCAAAGTGGCTTGTGGTTTAGAGTCTTTAGTTTTAGGAGAGCCACAAATTTTTGGCCAACTCAAAGAGGCTTATCACTTTTCAAAGACGCAAGGTGCATTAGATAAGATTCTGGAAAAACTTTTTCAACACGTATTCAAGACGGCTAAAAAAGTTAGGACAGATACAGATATTGGATCATCTCCAATTTCAGTTGCCTATTGTGCGGTTAAGCTCAGTGAAAAAATATTTACAACTCTAGAAAATCAAACAGTGCTATTAATTGGTGCTGGTGAGATGATTGAATTGAGTGCTCAGCATCTCAGTAAAAAGGGCGTCAAGGATATGATTTTTGCAAATAGAACACTCGAAAATGCTCAGCCTATTGCACTTAAACATAATGCTGAAGCAATCACTCTAAAAAGTTTGTCCGAAAATCTGCATAGAGCTGATATTGTTATCACTTCAACTGCAGCGCCCATTCCAATTATTGGTAAGGGCCTCATAGAAACCGTTCTTCATCAAAGAAAACATCAGCCAATGCTATTGATCGATCTTGCCATTCCAAGAGACATCGAGCCTGAAGCAAATCAACTAGAAGACGTCTTTCTTTACACCGTTGACGACTTACAACAAATTGCAAATAGTAATCTTGAGGATAGACTCAAGGAGAAAGTAATTGCAGAAAAAATAATCCAAATAAGAAGTGTTGATTTCCTTGAGTGGATTAACAATATTCCTAATGAAGAGGTTATTAAAAACTTTAGAAGTCAAGCGAACTTACTTAAAGATGAGCTTCTTCAAATTGCACTCAGAAAACTGAAGTCCGGATCTAATCCAGACTTAGTTGTTGAAGAGCTTGCAGACAAGCTAACAAACAAACTCCTTCATCAGTCCTTAGAAAATATAAAAAAACCAGCTAAATCTAAAGAAACTTCAGAAAATATAGTTGGTAAAGATACTAAAAAGCATACCAAGATTGGAAACTAA
- the ruvB gene encoding Holliday junction branch migration DNA helicase RuvB: MIEEDRLIGGENQSNEDLKTASVRPNSFADYIGQEDVKSQMSLFIKAAKSRSDVLDHCLIYGPPGLGKTTLANVIANQMGAGIKQTSGPVLERSGDLAAILTKLEPFDILFIDEIHRLNPVVEEILYPALEDFKLDILVGEGVAAHSVQLELPPFTLIGATTRAGMLTSPLRDRFGIVHRLSFYKLNELQEIIERSASILNITIEKHGSKEIAKRSRGTPRIANRLLRRVRDFADVKTKGIINVDIAKEALETLKVDEAGLEQLDRDYLSLIINKFSAGPVGLDTLATALGEERTTLEDMIEPYLLQQGFIMRTPRGRVATDLAFSHLGEVREVQSQDLFGK; encoded by the coding sequence ATGATTGAAGAGGACAGATTGATTGGTGGTGAAAATCAATCAAATGAAGATCTCAAGACTGCCTCTGTGCGTCCTAATTCTTTTGCAGATTATATTGGTCAAGAAGATGTTAAATCACAAATGTCATTATTCATCAAAGCTGCAAAATCTCGTTCAGACGTTCTTGACCATTGCCTCATTTATGGGCCTCCTGGACTTGGAAAAACAACCCTAGCGAATGTCATTGCCAACCAGATGGGTGCAGGTATTAAACAAACATCAGGACCTGTTCTTGAGCGCTCAGGTGACCTGGCTGCAATACTCACAAAACTAGAGCCATTTGATATACTCTTTATTGATGAAATACACAGGCTGAATCCTGTTGTTGAAGAAATCTTGTATCCTGCTCTTGAGGATTTCAAATTAGATATCTTGGTTGGTGAAGGAGTTGCTGCTCACTCAGTTCAGCTCGAATTGCCTCCATTCACCCTTATAGGTGCAACAACTAGAGCTGGAATGCTAACCTCACCTCTAAGGGATAGATTTGGTATTGTTCATAGACTGTCTTTTTATAAGCTTAATGAGCTGCAAGAAATTATAGAAAGATCTGCCTCTATTCTAAATATTACAATTGAAAAACATGGATCAAAAGAGATTGCAAAACGCTCTAGAGGAACCCCTCGAATTGCAAATCGCCTTCTTAGAAGGGTTCGTGATTTTGCAGACGTTAAAACAAAAGGAATCATCAATGTAGATATTGCAAAGGAGGCGCTTGAAACCCTTAAGGTTGATGAAGCAGGCCTTGAGCAGCTCGATAGAGATTACCTCAGTTTGATCATTAATAAATTCTCAGCAGGTCCTGTGGGTTTAGATACTTTGGCGACTGCCTTGGGTGAAGAAAGGACAACTTTGGAAGATATGATAGAGCCATATCTCCTTCAGCAGGGTTTTATAATGCGAACCCCAAGAGGAAGAGTTGCTACAGATCTTGCTTTTTCTCATTTGGGTGAAGTTAGAGAGGTACAATCACAAGATTTATTTGGTAAATGA
- a CDS encoding TonB C-terminal domain-containing protein produces MNFVKKIVSSIRDLFSKKAESASQKNNAAASEESETSNESKFLTLLKQVSVSIYAYLKRFLIFVLGLINTMMQPMIKISKKHPIAFWAAVILHASILFALLYANVEKWDTPQVSATSQAAPVQAVMIDMEIIEAEQDRLKDVEKQKQKKLKNEEKRSETAKKDQKVAEQEALKAKAQKVFAEVKRKAEEAKTKEAEQLASKAVEKVAEAETKVKLEEKKAKEAAAKRLLEEAKTKEAEMQVLEAEKQKAAAEALRKAEEVKTKLAELKRKAEEAKTKEAELLAKEATKEAQEAEILAKEAEILAKQAEEKRIEEELKAKDAVKEAEKQAEEKAKEAEILAQEVAKQVKKAEEKRKAEEEKTKLAEAKRKTEEEKAKEAEEKRRIEEEKAKEAEKEKDEATKLTEEERIKLDELEAERTAQQLAFENEQYNRLLTEEVQAEQDQERLVKIEDQLNTLKSAYVNNIAARVKSFWRYQGAEDDWTAEVYVVQDRDGTVVAVDVRNANVDDSSKAKVFKDSIRRAVYKASPLPAAPDEAVFDKELIFIFGVN; encoded by the coding sequence ATGAATTTTGTGAAAAAGATTGTCAGCTCTATTAGAGACCTGTTTTCTAAAAAGGCTGAGTCTGCATCTCAAAAAAATAACGCTGCAGCTTCAGAAGAAAGTGAAACTTCAAATGAATCGAAGTTTTTAACTCTTTTAAAACAAGTATCAGTCTCTATATACGCCTATCTTAAAAGGTTTCTAATATTTGTCCTTGGTCTTATCAATACAATGATGCAGCCAATGATCAAGATCTCAAAAAAACATCCGATTGCTTTTTGGGCTGCAGTCATTTTGCATGCATCAATTCTGTTTGCGCTTCTTTATGCTAACGTTGAGAAATGGGATACGCCTCAAGTATCTGCAACATCGCAAGCAGCTCCAGTTCAGGCTGTGATGATTGATATGGAGATTATTGAGGCAGAGCAAGATCGCTTAAAGGATGTTGAAAAACAAAAGCAAAAAAAGCTTAAAAATGAGGAAAAGCGTTCTGAAACTGCTAAAAAAGATCAAAAAGTAGCTGAACAAGAGGCCTTAAAAGCGAAGGCTCAAAAAGTTTTTGCAGAGGTTAAGAGGAAGGCTGAAGAAGCAAAAACAAAAGAAGCTGAACAATTAGCTTCCAAGGCTGTTGAAAAAGTTGCTGAAGCTGAAACAAAAGTAAAACTTGAAGAGAAAAAAGCTAAAGAAGCAGCAGCAAAAAGGCTTTTAGAGGAGGCCAAAACGAAGGAAGCTGAAATGCAGGTCTTAGAAGCTGAAAAACAAAAGGCAGCAGCTGAAGCACTTCGCAAAGCTGAAGAGGTCAAAACAAAACTTGCTGAGTTGAAACGTAAAGCCGAAGAAGCAAAAACAAAGGAAGCTGAGTTACTCGCAAAAGAGGCTACGAAAGAAGCTCAAGAGGCTGAGATTCTTGCAAAAGAGGCTGAGATTCTTGCTAAGCAAGCTGAGGAGAAAAGAATAGAGGAAGAGCTTAAAGCAAAAGATGCGGTCAAGGAAGCTGAAAAGCAGGCCGAAGAAAAAGCTAAGGAAGCTGAAATTCTAGCTCAAGAAGTTGCTAAGCAAGTCAAGAAGGCAGAAGAAAAAAGAAAAGCTGAAGAAGAAAAAACTAAATTGGCTGAAGCTAAGCGAAAGACTGAAGAAGAAAAAGCAAAAGAAGCTGAAGAGAAAAGAAGGATAGAGGAAGAGAAAGCTAAAGAAGCTGAAAAAGAGAAAGATGAGGCAACAAAACTTACTGAAGAAGAGCGTATTAAACTTGATGAGCTTGAAGCTGAGAGAACTGCCCAGCAGTTAGCTTTTGAAAATGAACAGTACAATCGCTTATTGACTGAAGAGGTTCAAGCGGAGCAGGATCAAGAAAGGTTGGTTAAGATTGAGGATCAATTAAACACCTTGAAGTCTGCCTATGTTAATAATATTGCTGCACGGGTCAAATCATTCTGGCGTTATCAGGGTGCTGAGGATGATTGGACTGCTGAAGTTTATGTGGTTCAAGATAGAGATGGAACTGTTGTTGCGGTAGACGTTCGAAATGCAAATGTCGATGATAGTAGTAAAGCTAAAGTATTTAAAGACTCTATCAGAAGAGCAGTTTATAAGGCTTCACCGCTTCCAGCTGCTCCAGATGAAGCTGTCTTTGATAAGGAGCTTATTTTCATATTTGGCGTAAATTAA
- a CDS encoding ExbD/TolR family protein: MIELPKRSRPDIHADINIVPYIDVMLVLLVIFMMTTPIIEQGVEVDLPSAQANVVDYQDQTPSVISVDAEGNYFINAMTSPGTEEIEDYEPVSLNVAINQILARKEIYPDMQVFVKGDKKVEYEKVIEIIALLKQYSKIDKVGFMTENPN; this comes from the coding sequence ATGATCGAACTTCCAAAGCGTTCAAGACCCGATATCCATGCAGATATCAATATTGTTCCCTATATTGATGTAATGCTGGTCTTGCTAGTCATCTTTATGATGACTACACCTATTATTGAGCAAGGTGTTGAGGTTGACTTGCCTAGTGCACAAGCAAATGTTGTAGATTATCAAGATCAGACGCCTTCAGTTATTTCAGTAGATGCAGAGGGAAATTACTTTATAAATGCTATGACTAGTCCAGGAACTGAAGAAATTGAAGACTATGAGCCAGTTTCTTTAAATGTGGCTATTAACCAGATACTTGCAAGAAAAGAAATTTATCCAGATATGCAAGTTTTTGTTAAAGGTGATAAAAAAGTTGAATATGAAAAAGTCATAGAAATTATTGCCTTATTGAAACAGTACAGCAAGATAGATAAAGTCGGTTTTATGACTGAAAACCCAAATTAA
- the prfA gene encoding peptide chain release factor 1 codes for MNPSILAKLEQLSMRLEEINALLSDQSIASDQNKFRELSIEHSQLSPVNEKYEEYLSTVDDINVAEKLLEEEDDDIQEMAEEEIISGQKALEQLELDLKKALLPKDPNDSRNIIIEIRAGTGGDEASIFSGDLYRMYTRYVERSKWQLEILSSNMGEHGGFKEIIARISGTNVYSKLKFESGAHRVQRVPETESQGRVHTSACTVAVMPEVSSIEEVNINMNDVRVDTFRASGAGGQHVNKTDSAVRVTHIPTGTVVECQDGRSQHKNKAQAMSVLASRILDAQQQEQQKEQASQRKELVGSGDRSQRIRTYNYPQGRVTDHRINLTLYKLNEVMEGELESIIDPLIIEQQTNQLTELNATL; via the coding sequence ATGAACCCTTCTATCCTTGCTAAGTTAGAGCAATTGTCAATGCGCCTTGAAGAAATCAATGCGCTTCTATCGGATCAGTCAATTGCCTCCGACCAAAATAAATTTAGAGAACTTTCAATAGAGCACTCTCAGTTATCTCCCGTTAATGAAAAGTATGAGGAGTATTTATCAACTGTTGATGACATAAATGTGGCAGAAAAACTACTTGAAGAGGAAGATGACGACATCCAAGAAATGGCTGAGGAGGAAATTATTTCTGGTCAAAAAGCTTTAGAGCAACTCGAACTTGACCTTAAAAAGGCTCTTCTCCCAAAAGACCCTAATGACTCTAGAAATATTATTATAGAAATCAGGGCTGGAACAGGTGGTGACGAAGCTAGCATTTTCTCTGGTGATCTTTACAGAATGTACACTCGCTATGTTGAGAGATCAAAATGGCAATTAGAAATCTTAAGCTCAAACATGGGTGAGCATGGTGGATTTAAAGAAATCATAGCAAGAATTAGTGGGACTAATGTTTACTCAAAACTTAAATTTGAATCGGGTGCACATCGTGTTCAAAGAGTTCCAGAAACTGAATCTCAAGGCAGAGTTCATACCTCTGCTTGTACAGTCGCAGTGATGCCAGAAGTCTCAAGTATTGAAGAGGTTAATATCAATATGAATGATGTCAGAGTTGACACGTTTAGAGCCTCTGGAGCTGGTGGTCAGCATGTTAACAAAACCGATTCAGCTGTCAGAGTCACTCATATCCCAACCGGCACAGTAGTTGAGTGTCAAGATGGGCGCTCTCAGCATAAAAATAAAGCACAAGCTATGTCTGTATTAGCATCTAGAATTCTTGATGCACAGCAGCAAGAACAACAAAAAGAGCAGGCTTCACAAAGAAAAGAGCTAGTTGGAAGTGGTGATCGCTCTCAAAGGATTAGAACTTATAATTACCCCCAAGGGAGAGTCACTGATCATCGAATTAATTTAACTCTATATAAGTTAAATGAGGTCATGGAAGGTGAACTAGAATCAATCATTGACCCATTGATCATTGAGCAGCAAACCAATCAGCTAACAGAGCTCAATGCAACGCTTTAA
- the tolQ gene encoding protein TolQ: protein MEENSLSIVSLIFNAGFVVQLVMIILVLMSIYSWTVIMSKKKILMDASNDIEIFHEEFERNEKLPDLYKNLPKLASDWSAMEDIFGSGYKEFTHSKSTSNQSLIMNSERAYRAMNTSASNEIDRLDSSLSILAMIASSSPYIGLFGTVWGIMHSFIGLASVKQATIAVVAPGIAEALIATAFGLFAAIPATIAYNRLVSQVEEIGNKYTAFVEEIFVILQRQK from the coding sequence ATGGAAGAAAATAGTTTATCAATCGTCAGTTTAATCTTTAATGCGGGATTTGTCGTTCAGCTAGTTATGATTATTTTGGTTTTAATGTCGATCTATTCCTGGACAGTTATTATGTCCAAGAAGAAGATTTTGATGGATGCTTCAAATGATATTGAGATCTTCCATGAAGAGTTTGAAAGAAATGAAAAGCTTCCAGATTTATATAAAAACCTCCCAAAACTTGCCTCTGATTGGAGTGCAATGGAAGATATTTTTGGTTCAGGCTACAAAGAATTTACTCATTCGAAATCTACTTCAAATCAATCACTGATAATGAATTCTGAGCGGGCTTATAGGGCAATGAACACTTCTGCAAGCAATGAGATTGATCGACTTGACTCAAGCCTTTCTATCCTTGCTATGATTGCATCTTCTAGTCCATATATTGGACTCTTTGGAACTGTCTGGGGAATTATGCACTCCTTTATTGGTCTTGCTTCAGTCAAGCAAGCGACCATTGCAGTTGTTGCACCAGGTATCGCAGAGGCTCTTATTGCAACAGCTTTCGGCTTATTTGCCGCAATACCAGCTACCATTGCCTACAATAGATTGGTGTCGCAAGTAGAGGAGATTGGTAACAAATACACCGCCTTTGTTGAAGAGATATTTGTTATTCTTCAGAGACAAAAATGA